In one window of Rhodopirellula bahusiensis DNA:
- a CDS encoding putative 2-dehydropantoate 2-reductase, translating into MNAPAEPLRYAILGSGAVGGLYGAMLARSGCDVHFLLHSDYEHVRENGLRIDSVLGDFVLESPQVYRSVESMPKCDVVIIALKSTRNALLDDWLPKVVADDGVVLTLQNGLNVEADVRRTVSAGRVLGGCCFLCSNKVGPGHIHHLDYGRIAFGAYQEAGVDQSKAESVGHQIEADMQSAGIDANWSDDLAKTRWRKLMWNIPFNGLSVVLDASTDQIIGSKPGRELAMQLIAEVHAGAKACGVEIDEKAIRATMEHTETMVPYDSSMRLDFLAKRPMEVEAILGNPLRAIGEQASTITPAISMLYQQLSFFNEAICRDA; encoded by the coding sequence ATGAACGCTCCCGCCGAACCACTTCGCTATGCAATTCTCGGAAGTGGTGCGGTGGGCGGACTGTATGGAGCGATGCTGGCCCGATCCGGATGCGACGTCCACTTTCTGTTGCACTCGGATTACGAGCACGTGCGCGAAAACGGCTTGCGCATCGACAGTGTGTTGGGTGACTTCGTTCTGGAGTCGCCGCAGGTGTATCGCTCGGTCGAGTCGATGCCCAAGTGCGATGTCGTGATCATCGCGTTGAAGTCGACTCGCAACGCGTTGTTGGATGATTGGCTGCCGAAAGTCGTGGCCGATGACGGTGTCGTGCTGACGCTGCAAAACGGTTTGAATGTCGAAGCCGATGTGCGACGAACGGTCTCCGCCGGTCGCGTGTTGGGTGGATGCTGTTTCCTATGCAGCAACAAAGTTGGACCCGGCCACATCCATCATTTGGACTACGGGCGAATCGCATTCGGCGCCTATCAAGAAGCCGGAGTTGACCAGTCGAAGGCGGAATCTGTCGGTCACCAAATTGAAGCGGACATGCAGTCGGCCGGTATCGACGCGAATTGGAGCGACGATTTGGCGAAGACGCGTTGGCGAAAGCTGATGTGGAACATCCCGTTCAACGGACTGTCGGTGGTCCTGGATGCCTCGACCGATCAAATCATCGGATCAAAACCTGGACGGGAGCTGGCGATGCAATTGATCGCGGAAGTTCACGCGGGTGCGAAGGCTTGCGGAGTCGAGATCGATGAAAAGGCGATCCGTGCGACGATGGAACACACGGAGACGATGGTTCCCTACGACAGCAGCATGCGACTGGACTTTTTGGCCAAACGACCGATGGAAGTCGAAGCCATTTTGGGCAATCCGCTGCGAGCGATCGGCGAGCAAGCGTCAACGATCACGCCAGCGATTTCGATGTTGTATCAGCAGCTTTCGTTCTTCAATGAAGCGATTTGCCGCGACGCGTGA
- a CDS encoding Tex family protein produces MQSIARELNLPEKQVAAVIELLEGGNTIPFIARYRKEVTGGLDEIALRAIEDALEKHNALLARKATVLKTIEEQGALTADLRKQIEACTDLRTLEALYLPYKPKRRTRATIAREKGLQPLADLLLKQTKLPQSKKQTLEGFVNQELDVADSDAALAGALDIIAEKWSEDASVREWMVEKGTKFGQITSAVKRGKKDEADKYEAYLDRAESASRIPGHRLLAMLRGEAEGILRVGLKMEEDRAISHVQSTFIRNRSFEFARELESAAEDCFQRLLQPATQSTVLQMLKEKADEEAIDVFGKNLHELLMSAPAGPRVTIGIDPGFRTGCKVAVVDGTGKFLANTTIYPTPPKSDTAGASKQLLSLIQKHNVELIAIGNGTASRETDTFVGELIRENKLDVTKVMVSESGASIYSASELAGKEFPDLDVTVRGAISIARRLQDPLAELVKTDPKSIGVGQYQHDVNQTQLRKCLDRTVESCVNHVGVDLNMASVPLLSRVAGIGPKLAENIVQYRDTNGRFGSRKELTKVPKLGKKAFEQAAGFLRIRGGDEPLDNSAVHPESYTLVSRMAKQLHADVKTLVGNSTLSQKLQPDSFVDDRFGIPTIRDIIAELGKPGRDPRSEFKVAQFDDSVQSMEDLREGMVLEGVITNVTHFGAFIDLGVHQDGLIHVSQLANQFVSDPSEVVSVGDVVKVKVLEIDLDRKRIAVSKKALG; encoded by the coding sequence ATGCAATCCATCGCTCGTGAACTGAATCTTCCTGAGAAACAAGTCGCTGCGGTCATCGAGTTACTCGAAGGCGGCAACACGATTCCTTTCATCGCTCGGTATCGCAAAGAGGTCACCGGCGGCTTGGACGAAATCGCTCTGCGTGCGATCGAAGACGCACTTGAAAAGCACAACGCGCTGCTGGCTCGCAAAGCCACCGTGCTAAAAACCATCGAAGAACAAGGTGCTTTGACCGCGGATCTTCGCAAGCAAATCGAAGCTTGCACGGACCTGCGAACTCTCGAGGCTTTGTACCTGCCTTACAAACCCAAACGCCGCACACGAGCCACCATCGCTCGGGAAAAAGGACTGCAACCGCTCGCTGATCTGCTGCTGAAACAAACCAAACTGCCTCAGTCGAAAAAGCAGACGCTGGAGGGCTTCGTCAACCAGGAATTGGACGTCGCGGATTCGGACGCGGCTCTGGCCGGCGCCCTCGACATCATCGCGGAAAAATGGAGCGAAGACGCTTCGGTTCGCGAGTGGATGGTTGAAAAGGGAACCAAGTTCGGTCAAATCACCTCCGCCGTCAAACGCGGCAAAAAGGACGAAGCCGACAAGTACGAAGCCTACCTGGACCGTGCGGAATCGGCGTCTCGCATTCCCGGTCACCGCTTGTTGGCGATGCTGCGTGGCGAAGCGGAAGGCATCCTGCGAGTCGGTCTGAAAATGGAAGAGGACCGAGCGATATCGCACGTGCAGTCCACGTTCATTCGCAACCGCTCGTTCGAATTCGCGCGAGAACTCGAGTCCGCGGCCGAAGATTGCTTCCAACGTTTGCTTCAACCCGCTACGCAGTCGACGGTGCTGCAAATGCTAAAGGAAAAAGCGGACGAGGAAGCCATCGACGTGTTCGGCAAGAACCTGCACGAGTTGCTGATGTCAGCTCCCGCGGGTCCCCGCGTGACGATTGGAATCGATCCCGGGTTTCGCACCGGTTGCAAAGTCGCGGTGGTCGATGGAACGGGAAAATTCCTGGCCAACACGACGATCTATCCGACGCCGCCCAAGTCCGACACCGCCGGCGCATCGAAACAACTGCTGTCGCTGATTCAGAAGCACAATGTCGAACTCATCGCGATCGGCAACGGCACCGCCTCGCGAGAAACCGACACTTTCGTAGGAGAATTGATTCGGGAAAACAAGCTGGATGTGACCAAGGTCATGGTCAGCGAGTCCGGCGCATCGATTTATTCGGCCAGCGAACTGGCGGGCAAGGAATTCCCTGACTTGGACGTTACCGTTCGTGGCGCCATCAGCATCGCGAGGCGACTGCAGGACCCACTTGCCGAACTGGTGAAGACGGATCCAAAGTCGATCGGAGTCGGACAGTATCAGCACGACGTGAACCAGACCCAGCTTCGCAAGTGCTTGGACCGAACCGTGGAAAGCTGTGTCAACCACGTTGGCGTGGACCTGAACATGGCCAGCGTTCCGTTGCTTTCTCGAGTGGCCGGCATCGGTCCTAAATTGGCCGAGAACATCGTCCAATATCGCGACACCAACGGGCGATTTGGCAGCCGAAAAGAACTGACCAAAGTTCCGAAGCTTGGCAAGAAGGCGTTCGAACAAGCCGCGGGTTTCTTACGCATCCGCGGCGGAGACGAGCCGCTGGACAACTCCGCGGTTCACCCCGAAAGCTACACGCTGGTTAGCCGGATGGCCAAGCAACTGCATGCTGACGTGAAGACTCTGGTCGGCAACTCAACACTCAGCCAAAAGCTGCAACCCGATTCCTTTGTCGACGACCGATTCGGAATCCCAACGATCCGCGACATCATCGCGGAACTTGGCAAACCCGGTCGCGATCCGCGAAGCGAATTCAAGGTCGCGCAGTTCGACGACTCAGTCCAATCGATGGAAGACCTTCGCGAGGGCATGGTGCTGGAAGGCGTGATCACCAACGTCACCCACTTTGGCGCGTTCATTGATCTCGGTGTCCACCAAGACGGTTTGATTCACGTGTCGCAACTGGCCAACCAATTCGTCAGCGACCCATCCGAAGTGGTTTCGGTCGGCGACGTGGTCAAAGTCAAAGTGCTCGAAATCGACCTCGATCGAAAACGAATCGCGGTGTCGAAAAAAGCTCTCGGTTGA
- a CDS encoding cell division protein FtsH: MKPSEANTESEGPDPIPDATKETIATAYHEAGHAVMALAVGRSIQKVTIAPGKLQFGGSRLGTCEIKKGRSKGSKDQLEDDVLVLLAGMVSESRFTGVYCPAGASQDLREVSARLCTRAASQRQHETLLKRMLSKTEHLLNDEANLDAIRAITKELLDKTTISGRAVKHHFEMAQRRHA, translated from the coding sequence ATGAAACCGAGCGAAGCCAACACCGAATCCGAGGGGCCCGACCCAATTCCGGATGCGACCAAGGAGACCATTGCGACGGCCTATCACGAGGCCGGCCACGCGGTGATGGCGTTGGCGGTGGGACGCAGCATCCAAAAGGTCACCATCGCTCCGGGAAAATTGCAATTTGGTGGCTCGCGGCTGGGCACGTGCGAGATCAAAAAAGGACGATCCAAAGGCAGCAAGGATCAGCTTGAGGACGATGTGCTGGTGTTGCTGGCCGGGATGGTTTCCGAGTCTCGCTTCACTGGCGTCTACTGCCCCGCCGGTGCATCGCAAGATCTTCGGGAGGTTTCCGCTCGGCTTTGCACACGAGCCGCATCCCAGCGACAGCATGAAACCTTGCTCAAACGCATGCTTTCGAAAACGGAACACCTACTCAACGACGAAGCCAACCTCGACGCCATCCGAGCGATCACGAAAGAATTGCTAGACAAGACGACCATCAGCGGCCGCGCCGTGAAACACCATTTTGAGATGGCACAACGCCGGCACGCTTGA
- a CDS encoding Gfo/Idh/MocA family protein — MERRSFLAASAAAATVVATQSQSARADESRRPRRVALIGCGWYGKCDLLQLINIEPVEVVSLCDVDQKLLDECADLIATRQKSGNRPETFSSYEELLAKKNFDIVLVDTPDHWHALPMIAAVEAGADVYVQKPTGVDTLESKAMLDAARRTGRVVQVGTQRRSTPHLIDAKKNVVDAGLLGNVAFAEVCCYYHMRANKNPPAIDPPPHFDYEAWTGPAPMRPYTELTHPRKWRAFMEYGNGIVGDMCVHMLDLVRWQLDLGWPKRISSVGGIMVQKDSLANITDTQTATFDFDGLDVVWTHRSWGSAPDPEYPWAAKIYGDKGTLKLSVNKFEFEPRGGGKKLSGEAVIETDKYPTDVTDKEKWALELHVASAIRGHMRDFLDAIDNRSKPVASIEQGHISSASCFMANVAMDLGRTLEFDPETHTIVDDEEATQAIKRSYRAPYQHPADKA, encoded by the coding sequence ATGGAACGCCGTTCTTTTCTTGCGGCCAGCGCCGCTGCTGCCACTGTTGTCGCCACCCAATCCCAATCGGCTCGAGCCGACGAAAGTCGCCGACCTCGACGCGTCGCCTTGATTGGATGTGGCTGGTACGGCAAGTGTGACTTGTTGCAGCTCATCAACATCGAGCCCGTTGAAGTGGTCTCGCTTTGCGACGTCGATCAAAAGCTGTTGGATGAGTGCGCCGACCTGATCGCCACTCGGCAAAAGTCCGGCAATCGTCCCGAAACGTTCTCTTCCTACGAAGAGCTACTTGCCAAGAAAAACTTCGACATCGTCTTGGTCGACACGCCCGATCACTGGCACGCTTTGCCGATGATCGCTGCGGTCGAAGCCGGTGCGGACGTCTATGTTCAGAAACCGACCGGTGTCGACACGCTCGAAAGCAAAGCGATGTTGGATGCGGCACGCCGGACCGGACGCGTCGTGCAAGTCGGCACACAGCGTCGCAGTACCCCGCACTTGATCGACGCAAAGAAGAACGTCGTCGACGCTGGGTTGCTCGGCAACGTCGCGTTCGCGGAAGTCTGCTGCTACTATCACATGCGAGCGAACAAGAATCCACCGGCCATCGATCCACCACCGCACTTCGATTACGAAGCCTGGACCGGACCGGCGCCCATGCGTCCCTACACCGAATTGACTCATCCGCGAAAGTGGCGAGCTTTCATGGAGTACGGAAATGGTATCGTCGGCGACATGTGTGTTCACATGCTCGACTTGGTTCGTTGGCAGTTGGACCTTGGCTGGCCCAAGCGAATCAGCAGTGTCGGCGGCATCATGGTGCAAAAGGATTCGCTCGCGAATATCACTGACACGCAAACCGCTACGTTTGATTTCGACGGTCTGGATGTGGTTTGGACGCACCGGAGTTGGGGCAGTGCACCTGATCCAGAGTATCCGTGGGCTGCGAAAATCTACGGCGACAAGGGCACACTGAAGCTGAGTGTGAACAAATTCGAATTTGAACCACGCGGCGGTGGGAAAAAGCTTTCCGGTGAAGCAGTGATTGAAACAGACAAGTACCCAACGGACGTCACGGACAAAGAGAAGTGGGCGTTGGAGTTGCACGTTGCCTCCGCGATCCGTGGTCACATGCGTGATTTCCTCGATGCGATCGACAATCGATCCAAACCAGTTGCCAGCATCGAGCAAGGCCACATCAGCAGTGCGTCCTGCTTCATGGCGAACGTGGCGATGGACCTTGGCCGAACGCTTGAGTTTGATCCGGAAACGCACACGATCGTGGATGACGAAGAAGCCACGCAAGCGATTAAACGAAGCTACCGTGCTCCGTACCAGCACCCCGCTGACAAAGCCTGA
- a CDS encoding VOC family protein — protein MSNQHELINYIEIPAKNMAKTKAFFETCFGWTFTDYGPEYTAFDKSTGLDGGFYQSDHSSLTSNGSALVVFYSDDLEATMAKVQSSGGNVIKEIFTFPGGRRFQFTEPSGNEFAVWSEL, from the coding sequence ATGTCCAACCAGCACGAACTGATCAACTACATCGAGATCCCCGCCAAGAACATGGCTAAAACCAAAGCGTTTTTCGAAACGTGCTTTGGTTGGACGTTCACCGACTACGGCCCCGAGTACACCGCCTTCGACAAATCTACGGGTCTGGATGGTGGGTTCTACCAGTCCGATCATTCCTCGCTGACCTCCAACGGATCCGCGTTGGTTGTTTTCTACAGCGACGACCTGGAAGCGACGATGGCCAAGGTCCAATCGTCAGGCGGAAACGTCATCAAGGAGATATTTACGTTCCCAGGTGGTCGACGCTTCCAATTCACCGAACCGTCGGGCAACGAATTCGCCGTGTGGTCGGAACTCTAG
- a CDS encoding PVC-type heme-binding CxxCH protein translates to MKLTTRLSPLRSISACLIISIAFAFRSGAAEEDYSAELPRVPATPASETLQDFQIADGFQIQLIASEPLVTSPVAMEWAADGSLFVCEMRGYSEDRDEGISRISHLVDSNQDGVYDSSTVFADGLLWPTGLFPWDGGLFVGDAPNLYYFRDNDGDGKAEQRDLVLTGFGTSNVQGLLNSFRWGLDNRIHIACSSTGGMLRRPDQPESDAINVRGRDIALDPRTGEFQLTSGAAQHGMCFDDWGRKFVSSNSDHLQQVMYEDRYIGRNPLLQPAPARVSIAEDGPQAEVFRTSPVEPWRIVRTRLRVSGKARGPIEGGGRAAGYFTGATGVTIIRGDAWPDSFRGMAIIGDVGSNLIHRKRMQSDGLKWTGKRVDSNHELVTSTDIWFRPAQFANAPDGSLHIIDVCREVIEHPKSLPAEIKQHLDLTSGRDRGRLYRLIPDNYRHRATPNLRAATDAELVQNLAHPNAWQRETASRLLFKRQSDAVEPLRQMAKESQFPHGRLHALAVLDGLQKLDAETLFPRLSDPHPSVRTFAVRLTEKIEPDATIRSKLIELADDPSIEVRYQLAFTAGSISEFDKTKPLATIIRRDPTDRWMQTAAQSSVANGAGDLLAALLSSPFDQQLAEFVGRLTSQISQQDNPADIRVAIAAVSELSPDDGTFALPILGKLLQTRSRRDSVLHQLAAKGELEDIDQTMNQMLNALERLALDDSASVDARVTAIANLRYASGTQVSNIMPSLIDNRQPIEVQRAAMTTWGRFESNAITETLLNQWSSLSPSLRETASEILFSRPDRLTVLLNKVASGNIPLSEISRSRLQVAAKSSDTSVQELATKLLDASGSKNREEIVQAFQSSLQTQGDAARGSQLFTTHCANCHRLENRGHEIGPNLATVKTRGADFILANVLDPNREVNPQYLNYIALDVDGRTLTGMITDESATSITLQRAESAKDELLRVDMERLQSTGMSIMPEGFEEQFTPQAMADLIAYLMQVK, encoded by the coding sequence ATGAAGCTGACAACCCGACTCTCGCCGCTTCGCTCGATTTCGGCCTGCCTGATCATCTCAATTGCGTTTGCTTTTCGATCGGGAGCGGCCGAAGAAGACTACTCCGCCGAACTTCCTCGAGTGCCAGCCACCCCGGCATCGGAAACACTGCAAGACTTCCAAATCGCGGATGGTTTTCAAATTCAGTTGATCGCCAGCGAACCGTTGGTGACCAGCCCCGTGGCGATGGAATGGGCCGCGGATGGGTCGCTGTTCGTTTGCGAAATGCGAGGCTACAGCGAAGATCGCGACGAAGGCATTTCGCGAATATCTCACCTTGTGGATTCCAACCAAGACGGTGTCTACGACAGCAGCACCGTTTTCGCGGATGGACTGCTCTGGCCAACCGGCTTGTTCCCTTGGGACGGCGGGCTGTTCGTCGGTGACGCTCCTAATCTCTACTACTTTCGCGACAACGATGGCGACGGAAAAGCGGAACAACGGGACCTTGTTCTGACTGGGTTCGGCACGTCCAACGTCCAGGGCCTGCTGAACTCGTTTCGATGGGGACTCGACAACCGAATTCACATCGCTTGCAGCAGCACGGGTGGAATGCTCCGGCGTCCCGACCAGCCTGAGTCAGACGCGATCAATGTGCGTGGCCGCGACATCGCTTTGGACCCTCGAACCGGCGAGTTCCAACTGACCAGCGGCGCCGCCCAACATGGAATGTGTTTCGACGATTGGGGACGCAAATTTGTGTCGTCGAACAGCGATCATCTTCAGCAAGTCATGTACGAAGACCGGTACATCGGCCGCAATCCATTGCTGCAACCTGCCCCCGCGAGAGTGTCGATCGCTGAGGACGGACCGCAAGCCGAAGTGTTCCGAACTAGCCCCGTGGAACCTTGGCGAATTGTAAGAACACGATTGCGTGTCAGCGGCAAAGCTCGTGGCCCAATTGAAGGTGGCGGCCGCGCCGCAGGCTACTTCACAGGTGCCACCGGTGTCACCATCATCCGCGGAGATGCCTGGCCAGATTCGTTCCGCGGCATGGCCATCATCGGTGACGTGGGCAGCAACCTGATTCACCGCAAACGGATGCAATCCGACGGTTTGAAGTGGACCGGAAAACGGGTCGATTCGAACCACGAACTTGTCACCTCCACCGACATCTGGTTCCGTCCCGCACAATTCGCCAATGCCCCAGACGGTTCGCTGCACATCATCGATGTTTGCCGCGAGGTGATCGAGCATCCCAAAAGCCTGCCGGCTGAAATCAAACAACACCTGGACCTGACATCCGGGCGTGACCGAGGTCGTTTGTACCGATTGATACCGGACAATTACCGACACCGGGCGACGCCGAACCTGCGAGCAGCAACGGACGCAGAGTTGGTTCAAAATCTCGCTCACCCCAACGCTTGGCAACGAGAAACGGCGAGCCGCCTGCTGTTCAAACGACAATCCGACGCCGTCGAGCCTCTGCGTCAAATGGCGAAAGAGTCGCAATTCCCACACGGACGACTGCATGCCTTGGCGGTGCTGGACGGCCTTCAGAAGCTCGATGCAGAAACCCTTTTTCCACGACTGAGTGATCCGCATCCGTCGGTCCGAACGTTTGCCGTTCGTCTGACCGAGAAGATCGAACCCGACGCAACGATCCGAAGCAAGCTGATTGAACTCGCGGACGACCCATCGATCGAAGTTCGCTATCAACTGGCCTTCACAGCCGGATCGATTTCCGAGTTTGACAAGACGAAACCACTGGCCACCATCATCCGTCGCGATCCCACCGATCGTTGGATGCAAACAGCCGCGCAGAGTTCGGTTGCCAACGGTGCGGGCGATTTGCTCGCGGCGTTGTTGTCATCACCATTCGATCAGCAACTCGCTGAGTTTGTTGGCCGTCTCACGTCGCAGATCAGCCAACAAGACAATCCAGCCGACATTCGAGTGGCAATTGCCGCCGTGTCGGAGTTATCACCGGACGATGGCACCTTCGCCCTGCCGATCCTTGGGAAACTCTTGCAAACGCGTTCGCGTCGCGACTCCGTTTTGCATCAACTCGCCGCGAAAGGCGAGCTTGAGGACATCGATCAAACGATGAACCAAATGCTGAATGCTCTCGAGCGATTGGCTCTCGATGATTCAGCCTCGGTCGATGCCAGAGTCACAGCCATCGCGAACCTGCGATATGCCAGCGGGACTCAGGTTTCAAACATCATGCCGTCGCTGATCGACAATCGGCAACCAATCGAAGTTCAACGCGCTGCGATGACGACCTGGGGCCGTTTTGAATCAAACGCCATCACCGAAACCCTCTTGAATCAGTGGAGCAGCCTGAGCCCCAGCCTACGCGAAACTGCCAGCGAGATCCTTTTTTCGCGTCCTGATCGTTTGACCGTTTTGTTGAACAAAGTCGCGTCCGGCAACATCCCCCTCAGCGAAATCTCCCGTTCACGATTGCAAGTCGCCGCCAAGTCGTCAGACACGAGCGTTCAAGAACTAGCAACCAAATTGCTCGATGCCAGCGGTTCCAAAAATCGCGAAGAGATCGTCCAGGCATTTCAAAGTTCGTTGCAGACTCAAGGTGACGCCGCCCGAGGCAGCCAACTGTTCACCACGCACTGTGCGAACTGCCATCGCCTCGAGAACCGCGGGCATGAGATCGGCCCAAATCTAGCGACCGTAAAAACTCGCGGAGCCGACTTTATCCTGGCGAACGTTTTGGATCCCAACCGCGAAGTGAATCCGCAGTACTTGAACTACATCGCGTTGGACGTCGACGGGCGAACGCTGACGGGCATGATCACGGACGAGTCCGCGACTTCGATCACGCTTCAGCGAGCCGAGTCCGCCAAGGACGAATTGCTGCGAGTTGACATGGAAAGATTGCAAAGCACTGGCATGTCGATCATGCCGGAAGGCTTTGAAGAGCAGTTCACACCGCAAGCCATGGCTGACTTAATTGCCTATCTAATGCAAGTCAAATGA
- a CDS encoding sulfatase-like hydrolase/transferase, translating to MQHDVAHNAPHSPLQGKTEDLKALFPDHEPTNPGNGVDYRDYGKRQNYVAMMYAVDRGVSRLQDALKDPNQDGDSSDSVAEDTLIVFLSDNSGKILQAGNNAPLKDDNGSTHEGGIRVPMLMVWPGVLEAGTVFPHPVTALDFYPKFAALSDASVPNGKKLDGKDVWADLRTGNNPHASDTLFWLRHYGGGNEVAIRNGDLKAYRKQFGKWQVFDVKEDVAENNDLAKENREFLMQRVGEGADWSKSLVPPEWHDTAAGRASWVENEMPRYERTFELRR from the coding sequence ATCCAACATGATGTCGCCCACAACGCCCCGCATTCACCATTGCAGGGGAAGACCGAGGATTTGAAGGCATTGTTTCCCGATCACGAACCAACGAACCCCGGCAATGGTGTCGACTATCGAGACTACGGAAAACGCCAGAACTATGTGGCGATGATGTATGCGGTCGATCGTGGCGTTTCGCGACTGCAAGATGCTTTGAAGGATCCCAACCAAGACGGCGATTCAAGTGATTCCGTCGCGGAGGATACGCTGATTGTTTTCCTAAGCGACAACAGCGGCAAAATCTTGCAGGCGGGCAACAACGCTCCGTTGAAAGATGACAATGGGTCCACGCACGAAGGAGGGATTCGAGTGCCGATGCTGATGGTTTGGCCGGGCGTCTTGGAAGCGGGGACAGTGTTTCCGCATCCCGTCACAGCCTTGGATTTCTATCCAAAGTTCGCGGCGTTGTCGGACGCTTCGGTTCCAAACGGAAAGAAGTTGGATGGCAAGGACGTTTGGGCGGATTTGAGAACCGGCAACAATCCGCATGCCAGCGACACGCTGTTTTGGCTACGTCACTATGGTGGCGGCAATGAAGTCGCGATCCGAAACGGTGATTTGAAAGCGTACCGAAAGCAGTTTGGGAAATGGCAGGTTTTTGACGTCAAGGAAGACGTGGCCGAGAACAATGACTTGGCAAAGGAAAACCGTGAGTTTTTGATGCAGCGGGTCGGCGAGGGAGCCGACTGGAGCAAGTCGCTTGTGCCGCCGGAGTGGCATGATACCGCAGCGGGACGAGCGAGCTGGGTTGAAAACGAAATGCCACGCTACGAGCGGACGTTCGAGCTGCGCCGATGA
- a CDS encoding Gfo/Idh/MocA family protein codes for MNAKLDRPTSDQPTTSRREVLRRGASATAAIAATVGANQMVHTHAASSDPNRKIKIGIVGAGGRGTGAVNDSFSINDNIELVTIADLDQGNAERLRKGMTRRHGDKINVADDRIHSGLDGYKAVLEDPEVEVVFLTTSPAFRPFHIAEAVAAGKHVFAEKPSCVDPAGYRICVAAHEEAKKNGTAIVTGTQYRRQSNYMEAVQRIHDGEIGDVIGMTSRYCSQGIWYKNRAEGVSDTQYQLNNWMHFIWLSGDQIAEQAVHNIDLMNWVMQGPPVSAYGSGGRFTRPDDSEMWDSMSIDYMYADERPVSFMCRQIPGSTAENGSTVRGTKGFAVIGAGSSGSTFLDRSGKETLKLEGSIADAYRQEHKDLIDSIRTGEPIVELLETANSSLTAVMGRMAAYTGKKVTWDFVANESELDLFPKDLQWDGSRPEPSFAIPGKTKLI; via the coding sequence ATGAATGCCAAGCTAGACCGCCCCACTTCTGATCAACCGACCACCAGCCGTCGCGAAGTTTTGCGTCGTGGTGCATCCGCCACCGCAGCGATTGCAGCAACGGTCGGTGCCAACCAAATGGTTCACACCCATGCGGCTTCGTCCGATCCCAATCGCAAGATCAAAATCGGAATCGTCGGCGCGGGCGGACGAGGTACCGGTGCGGTCAACGATTCGTTCTCGATCAACGACAACATCGAATTGGTCACGATCGCCGACTTGGATCAAGGCAATGCAGAACGTCTTCGCAAAGGCATGACTCGTCGTCACGGCGACAAGATCAATGTCGCTGACGATCGCATTCACTCTGGCCTGGACGGCTACAAAGCGGTCTTGGAAGATCCTGAAGTGGAAGTCGTTTTCTTGACGACTTCACCCGCCTTCCGTCCCTTTCACATCGCCGAAGCGGTTGCGGCTGGTAAGCACGTCTTTGCTGAAAAACCTTCCTGCGTCGATCCCGCAGGCTACCGAATCTGCGTCGCCGCTCACGAAGAAGCCAAGAAGAATGGCACCGCCATCGTGACCGGTACCCAGTACCGTCGCCAATCGAACTACATGGAAGCTGTTCAACGAATCCATGACGGTGAGATCGGTGACGTCATCGGCATGACCTCGCGTTATTGCAGCCAAGGCATCTGGTACAAGAACCGAGCCGAAGGCGTCAGCGACACCCAGTACCAACTCAACAACTGGATGCACTTCATCTGGTTGTCAGGCGATCAAATCGCTGAGCAAGCCGTTCACAACATCGACTTGATGAACTGGGTAATGCAAGGACCGCCTGTCAGTGCATATGGCTCGGGCGGGCGATTCACCCGTCCCGATGACAGCGAAATGTGGGACAGCATGTCGATCGATTACATGTACGCCGACGAACGTCCCGTTTCATTCATGTGCCGACAAATCCCCGGCTCCACCGCAGAAAACGGCAGCACCGTTCGCGGAACCAAGGGCTTCGCCGTCATCGGCGCCGGCAGCAGCGGATCGACGTTCCTGGATCGCAGCGGCAAAGAAACACTGAAGCTAGAAGGCAGCATCGCGGACGCTTATCGCCAAGAGCACAAGGACTTGATCGACTCGATTCGCACCGGCGAACCCATCGTCGAATTGCTCGAAACCGCGAACAGTTCGCTGACCGCCGTCATGGGCCGCATGGCCGCTTACACCGGCAAGAAAGTGACCTGGGATTTCGTCGCCAACGAATCAGAACTGGATCTGTTCCCGAAAGACTTGCAATGGGACGGCAGTCGCCCCGAGCCAAGCTTTGCCATCCCAGGCAAAACCAAACTCATCTGA